The following proteins come from a genomic window of Pyxidicoccus sp. MSG2:
- a CDS encoding AgmX/PglI C-terminal domain-containing protein, with amino-acid sequence MSNPSVIRWAVIPLVSLGILVLAATLSWWLLRPVEPPPREATPPPAEAERPPDPSIPPLEAPAVVPPPPFPSHPTQLPATVTPTPTPPPTATGTMRVAEVDPVIEATTGRISPDDVRGAIRAVTPLVQQCFEDAAQRNRGPQTVRLRFTVEGKDAEGQMTGGELMESTIPDPMVQACVLDSLLDARFPAPAGGGKATVVYPFEFRIPGEAGR; translated from the coding sequence ATGTCCAACCCTTCCGTCATCCGCTGGGCCGTCATCCCCCTGGTGAGCCTGGGCATCCTGGTGCTCGCCGCCACGCTGTCCTGGTGGCTGCTACGGCCCGTGGAACCCCCGCCCCGAGAGGCCACGCCGCCCCCCGCCGAGGCCGAGCGCCCTCCCGACCCCTCGATTCCCCCCCTCGAAGCGCCCGCCGTCGTCCCGCCCCCGCCCTTCCCCTCCCACCCGACCCAGCTCCCCGCGACAGTGACCCCGACGCCGACGCCGCCCCCTACCGCCACCGGGACGATGCGTGTGGCGGAAGTCGACCCCGTCATCGAGGCCACCACCGGGCGCATCAGCCCCGACGACGTCCGGGGCGCCATCCGGGCCGTGACTCCGCTCGTGCAGCAATGTTTCGAGGACGCAGCACAGCGAAACCGGGGGCCCCAGACGGTGCGGCTGCGTTTCACGGTGGAGGGGAAGGACGCGGAGGGGCAGATGACGGGAGGGGAATTGATGGAGAGCACCATTCCGGACCCGATGGTGCAGGCGTGTGTGCTGGACTCGCTCCTGGACGCCCGGTTCCCCGCCCCGGCGGGTGGGGGGAAGGCAACGGTCGTCTACCCCTTCGAGTTCCGCATACCGGGGGAGGCTGGCCGGTAG
- a CDS encoding SLC13 family permease, with protein MTIAIVLGIVVVALVLFSFDTIPIEVSSLVVVCLLALTGVLTPQQAFEGFSNDTVIFIFTLLAMTQGLASTGVVQLVGQRLAFFARFGHQTFVMAMMVAVAAFSSIISNTVTTAAFLPVAIGAANRAKVPKSKVLLPLAYASMLGGMIFLYGTSTNLVVSAALQRMGMSAIGVAELAPVGFPLCIIGILVVVLLGPLLLPSREGQGSVDDWTLRDYLTEAMLPADSRYVGRELADITEGLGLRVIGIIRDGQTLPAVPNYRLHGDERLIIEGNREDILRVKDLRGIEIRPDVRLSDTELSDKDTILIEATVPQGSPLTGRSLKETLFLERYGLVALALHRKPAIQRVTKLQLLGRIFGERSLSMMPLSVGDVLLLRGAKEKVSELAKGANLVVLGGHDYQPPRHRKALLAVVLFLGALGAGSLGLVPLSVAGLTGMLAMIATGCVDARIAFRVDWRVVLLIGSMMALGLAMEESGAGKYIGNAVAELGAYGGPRTVLAMLMVLTIVLSAPMSNQAAALVVLPVALNAAHELGVDPRAFAMGVTLAASCSFITPLEPSCVLVYGPGHYRFTDFFRLGTPLTAVLLAALVVAVPWVWPFQKAAREAPARGTPVSAVAPASPGPTVMAPAGGTGP; from the coding sequence ATGACCATCGCCATCGTCCTCGGCATCGTCGTCGTCGCGTTGGTGCTGTTCTCCTTCGACACCATCCCCATCGAGGTCAGCTCGCTGGTGGTGGTGTGTCTGCTCGCCCTGACGGGCGTTCTCACGCCGCAGCAGGCCTTCGAGGGCTTCAGCAACGACACGGTCATCTTCATCTTCACGCTGCTGGCCATGACGCAGGGGCTCGCCTCCACGGGCGTGGTGCAGCTCGTGGGTCAGCGGCTGGCCTTCTTCGCCCGCTTCGGCCATCAGACGTTCGTCATGGCGATGATGGTCGCGGTGGCGGCCTTCTCCTCCATCATCTCCAACACGGTGACGACGGCGGCCTTCCTGCCGGTGGCCATTGGCGCGGCGAACCGGGCGAAGGTGCCCAAGAGCAAGGTGCTGCTGCCGCTGGCCTACGCGTCGATGCTGGGCGGGATGATCTTCCTCTACGGCACGTCCACCAACCTGGTGGTGTCCGCGGCGCTGCAGCGCATGGGGATGTCGGCCATCGGCGTGGCGGAGCTGGCGCCGGTGGGTTTCCCGTTGTGCATCATCGGCATCCTCGTGGTGGTGCTGCTGGGACCGCTCTTGCTGCCGTCGCGCGAGGGGCAGGGGAGCGTGGACGACTGGACGCTGCGCGACTACCTCACCGAGGCGATGCTGCCGGCGGACTCGCGCTACGTGGGCAGGGAGCTGGCGGACATCACGGAAGGGCTCGGCCTGCGCGTCATCGGCATCATCCGCGACGGGCAGACGCTGCCCGCGGTGCCGAACTACCGGCTGCACGGCGACGAGCGTCTCATCATCGAGGGCAACCGCGAGGACATCCTCCGGGTGAAGGACCTGCGCGGCATCGAAATCCGGCCGGACGTGAGGCTGTCGGACACGGAGCTGAGCGACAAGGACACCATCCTCATCGAGGCCACCGTGCCGCAGGGCAGCCCGCTGACGGGGCGCAGCCTGAAGGAGACGTTGTTCCTGGAGCGCTACGGCCTCGTCGCTCTGGCGCTGCACCGCAAGCCGGCGATTCAGCGCGTCACCAAGCTGCAGCTGCTGGGGCGCATCTTCGGCGAGCGCTCGCTGTCGATGATGCCCCTGTCCGTGGGTGACGTGCTGCTCCTGCGCGGGGCGAAGGAGAAGGTGTCGGAGCTGGCGAAGGGCGCCAACCTGGTGGTGCTGGGCGGGCACGACTACCAGCCGCCGCGCCACCGCAAGGCGCTGCTGGCGGTGGTGCTCTTCCTGGGGGCGCTGGGGGCCGGGTCGCTGGGCCTGGTGCCGCTGTCGGTGGCGGGGCTCACCGGCATGCTGGCGATGATTGCCACCGGGTGCGTGGACGCGCGCATCGCCTTCCGGGTGGACTGGCGCGTGGTGCTGCTCATCGGCTCCATGATGGCGCTGGGCCTGGCCATGGAGGAGAGCGGCGCGGGGAAGTACATCGGCAATGCGGTGGCGGAGCTGGGGGCGTACGGCGGGCCGCGCACGGTGCTGGCGATGCTGATGGTGCTGACCATCGTTTTGTCGGCGCCCATGAGCAACCAGGCCGCGGCGCTGGTGGTGCTGCCGGTGGCGCTCAATGCCGCGCACGAGCTCGGCGTGGACCCGCGGGCCTTCGCCATGGGCGTGACGCTGGCGGCGAGCTGCTCGTTCATCACCCCGCTGGAGCCCAGCTGCGTGCTCGTCTACGGCCCGGGGCACTACCGCTTCACGGACTTCTTCCGCCTGGGCACGCCGCTCACCGCGGTGCTCCTGGCCGCGCTGGTGGTGGCCGTGCCCTGGGTGTGGCCCTTCCAGAAGGCGGCCCGCGAGGCGCCCGCGCGGGGAACGCCGGTGAGCGCCGTCGCTCCCGCGAGTCCGGGGCCGACGGTCATGGCGCCAGCAGGTGGCACGGGGCCGTGA
- a CDS encoding tRNA-(ms[2]io[6]A)-hydroxylase — MSRPTPSRRPLSGEGPVILHAATDARWLPLALERFDEVLVDHAHCEKKAAANALSLLQVYPDLPGLPAQMARLAREESAHLAKVLELMEARGLTLTKDSGDPYAQALQKLVRNPSAERRVDRLLVAAVIEARSCERLSLLAEGLTDPALARFYGELAQSEDGHQSLFFRLAVTAANGDEATVRERLEWMLEHEARVITDVGLRAAIH; from the coding sequence ATGAGCCGTCCCACGCCTTCCCGCCGTCCCCTCTCCGGAGAGGGTCCCGTCATCCTCCACGCCGCCACCGACGCGCGCTGGCTGCCGCTGGCGCTCGAGCGCTTCGACGAGGTGCTGGTGGACCACGCCCACTGCGAGAAGAAGGCCGCCGCCAACGCGCTGTCGCTGCTCCAGGTGTACCCGGACCTGCCGGGGCTGCCGGCGCAGATGGCGCGACTCGCCCGCGAGGAGAGCGCGCACCTGGCCAAGGTGCTGGAGTTGATGGAGGCACGCGGCCTGACGCTGACGAAGGACTCCGGGGACCCGTACGCCCAGGCCCTGCAGAAGCTGGTGCGCAACCCGTCCGCGGAGCGCCGCGTGGACCGGCTCCTGGTGGCCGCCGTCATCGAGGCCCGCTCGTGCGAGCGCCTCTCGCTGCTCGCCGAGGGGCTCACCGACCCGGCGCTCGCGCGCTTCTACGGGGAGCTGGCCCAGTCCGAGGACGGGCACCAGTCCCTCTTCTTCCGGCTGGCCGTCACCGCCGCCAACGGCGACGAAGCCACCGTGCGCGAGCGGCTGGAGTGGATGCTGGAGCACGAAGCCCGCGTCATCACCGACGTGGGCCTGCGCGCCGCCATCCACTGA
- a CDS encoding GNAT family N-acetyltransferase has protein sequence MPVTVEQLGTQDAEALRALLSKDPVHNLYLLGLLEEFGIAPRGRVPFAFYGRFDNQVLTAAVFVGGEGGLVVPSASDATATSVIADALASSLKLRGTVGDKSSVDALVRSLCQGKPRLSRTQRLFSVSADDLGPFTNPLLRLAREEDLPRLLPLAQGFVREALERDPLAEDPRGYEARIIQRVRQRRTYVLEEAGGLVFKVDIGSRSQYGAELEGLYTLPAERKKGHATLCLGQISRHLLSSLPRLTMRIDERDESSARIARKVGYLAGRTQRLVLVD, from the coding sequence ATGCCTGTCACCGTCGAACAGCTTGGGACCCAGGACGCGGAAGCCCTGCGGGCGCTGCTTTCGAAGGACCCGGTCCACAACCTCTACCTGCTGGGGTTGCTGGAGGAGTTCGGCATCGCCCCGCGCGGGCGGGTGCCCTTCGCCTTCTACGGGCGCTTCGACAACCAGGTCCTCACAGCCGCCGTCTTCGTGGGCGGCGAGGGCGGGCTGGTGGTGCCCAGCGCGAGCGACGCCACCGCCACCAGCGTCATCGCCGACGCGCTGGCCTCGTCGCTGAAGCTGCGCGGCACGGTGGGGGACAAGTCCTCGGTGGACGCGCTGGTGCGCAGCCTGTGCCAGGGCAAGCCGCGCCTGTCTCGCACGCAGCGGCTGTTCAGCGTGTCCGCGGATGATTTGGGTCCCTTCACCAACCCGCTGCTGCGGCTGGCGCGCGAGGAGGACCTGCCCCGGCTGTTGCCCCTGGCCCAGGGCTTCGTGCGCGAGGCCCTGGAGAGAGACCCGCTGGCGGAGGACCCGCGCGGCTACGAGGCCCGCATCATCCAGCGCGTCCGCCAGCGCCGCACGTACGTGCTGGAGGAGGCGGGCGGGCTGGTGTTCAAGGTCGACATCGGCAGCCGCTCCCAGTACGGGGCGGAGCTGGAGGGGCTCTACACGCTGCCGGCCGAGCGGAAGAAGGGCCACGCCACGCTGTGCCTGGGACAGATTTCCCGGCACCTGCTGTCCTCGCTGCCGCGCCTGACGATGCGCATCGACGAGCGCGACGAGAGCAGCGCCCGAATCGCCCGCAAGGTCGGCTACCTGGCCGGCCGTACCCAGCGGCTCGTCCTGGTCGACTAG
- a CDS encoding Rpn family recombination-promoting nuclease/putative transposase has product MSGPHDLFVRYTFGHPERAAAELRAVLPAHVVSAVDWTSLRREPGSVVDPELRETESDLLFTARLRTGHPLLLYVLLEHQSTVDRWMALRMLRYVVRQLERWRQEHPDSTGLPPILPLVMYHGPEGAWTAPRRVEELFALPEKEWARWRALVPRFEYLLDDLTAEREEALNSRPGPPLVRLAWLALRYGRSKALARKLPEWVAIFAQVQTGPGGTDGLAVLIRYLMLTGDEATREATGQVLHSVLGEQRKEELMRGYGEELIERGLQQGLERGREEGLAQGLVRGRAEAILRILTARDVPLNESARKRILSCTDMATLDRWFDKSLNATSFSAVFEDPA; this is encoded by the coding sequence ATGTCCGGCCCGCACGACCTCTTCGTCCGCTACACCTTCGGCCATCCCGAGCGGGCCGCGGCTGAGCTGCGCGCCGTGCTGCCCGCGCACGTCGTCTCCGCCGTGGACTGGACGTCTCTGCGCAGAGAACCCGGCAGCGTCGTAGACCCGGAACTGCGAGAAACCGAGAGCGACCTGCTCTTCACGGCGCGCCTGCGCACCGGCCACCCGCTGCTGCTGTATGTGCTGCTGGAGCACCAGTCCACGGTGGACCGGTGGATGGCGCTGCGCATGCTGCGCTACGTGGTGCGCCAGTTGGAGCGTTGGCGCCAGGAGCACCCGGACAGCACCGGGCTGCCGCCCATCCTCCCGCTCGTCATGTACCACGGGCCCGAGGGGGCCTGGACGGCGCCACGCCGGGTGGAGGAGCTCTTCGCGTTGCCGGAGAAAGAGTGGGCACGGTGGCGAGCGCTGGTACCGCGCTTCGAGTACCTGCTCGATGACCTGACAGCGGAGCGGGAGGAGGCGCTGAACTCGCGGCCCGGGCCGCCCCTGGTCCGGCTGGCGTGGTTGGCGTTGCGGTACGGGCGCAGCAAAGCGCTGGCGCGGAAACTGCCGGAGTGGGTGGCGATCTTCGCGCAGGTGCAGACAGGCCCCGGAGGCACCGATGGGTTGGCGGTGCTCATCCGGTACCTCATGTTGACAGGAGATGAGGCCACGCGTGAAGCAACCGGGCAGGTGTTACATTCGGTGCTGGGTGAGCAGCGCAAGGAGGAACTGATGCGGGGCTACGGCGAGGAACTCATCGAGCGAGGACTCCAGCAGGGCCTGGAAAGGGGCCGGGAGGAGGGCCTGGCGCAGGGACTGGTTCGCGGACGCGCCGAGGCCATCCTGCGCATCCTCACCGCACGGGACGTGCCGCTGAACGAATCGGCCCGGAAGCGCATCCTCTCCTGCACGGACATGGCCACGCTGGACCGCTGGTTCGACAAGTCCCTGAACGCCACCTCCTTCTCCGCGGTGTTCGAGGACCCGGCGTAG